In a single window of the Ferviditalea candida genome:
- a CDS encoding GGDEF domain-containing protein, with amino-acid sequence MRVGELMTASFYTVSSIKSVTYAAELMERFKVGSLLVVDDGEIIGIVTSRDIRSAHPNRIVADASTKDIISVDKECFVWDALSMMERHEIERLAVTAEGKITGIITRETLRNKTSQLLDPLTNLYRVDYLEYVAGKLLRDKQKFHLIFIDFNQFGKVNKDYGHPFGNDLLKIFSRRLLDLKCEHDYFCRYGGDEFVIVTTRDETEMDKFLDLLTAPIHLNDICITLSAGVLNGYNEESWFEMSFRDMLVKVSLASTNNKKRQVS; translated from the coding sequence ATGAGAGTCGGAGAGCTGATGACCGCCTCGTTTTATACGGTCTCCTCAATCAAAAGCGTAACCTATGCGGCAGAATTGATGGAACGCTTCAAAGTCGGATCGCTCTTGGTTGTGGACGACGGGGAAATTATCGGGATTGTGACCTCAAGGGATATCCGGTCGGCTCACCCGAATCGAATTGTTGCCGATGCCTCGACAAAGGATATTATCAGCGTCGATAAGGAATGTTTTGTGTGGGATGCTCTAAGTATGATGGAACGGCATGAAATCGAGAGATTGGCGGTAACGGCTGAGGGTAAAATTACAGGCATCATCACCAGAGAAACGCTGAGGAATAAAACCAGCCAGCTGCTGGATCCGCTTACAAATCTGTATCGTGTGGATTATCTGGAATATGTCGCAGGGAAGCTGCTGCGCGACAAGCAAAAATTTCATCTGATTTTCATTGATTTCAATCAATTTGGCAAGGTCAATAAGGATTACGGCCATCCATTCGGTAACGATCTCTTAAAAATATTTTCCAGGCGGTTATTGGATCTCAAATGCGAGCATGATTACTTTTGCAGATACGGCGGCGATGAATTCGTGATCGTGACGACCCGGGATGAGACCGAAATGGACAAGTTTTTGGATTTGCTCACGGCGCCCATTCATCTTAATGACATTTGTATTACATTATCCGCGGGTGTGCTGAACGGATACAATGAGGAAAGCTGGTTTGAAATGTCCTTTCGGGATATGTTGGTCAAGGTAAGCCTCGCTTCAACCAACAACAAAAAAAGACAGGTTTCCTGA
- a CDS encoding rhodanese-like domain-containing protein produces MSVKECQFISLQQLKSKLFSPDDFVLLDVREISEFREGHIEGSKLIPLGILPHRLDELDRDKEIVVVCRSGNRSKQACDILKEHGFQQVYSLTGGLSGWVA; encoded by the coding sequence ATGAGCGTAAAAGAATGCCAGTTCATTTCACTGCAGCAACTCAAAAGCAAATTGTTCAGCCCCGATGATTTTGTCCTGCTGGACGTGAGAGAAATATCCGAATTCCGCGAGGGGCACATCGAAGGATCGAAATTGATTCCCTTGGGGATTCTTCCCCACCGGCTCGATGAGCTTGATCGCGATAAGGAAATTGTTGTAGTGTGCCGTTCCGGAAACCGGAGCAAGCAAGCTTGCGATATCCTCAAAGAACACGGCTTCCAACAAGTTTATTCACTGACCGGCGGATTGTCCGGCTGGGTCGCGTAA